The proteins below are encoded in one region of Segatella copri:
- a CDS encoding peptidoglycan DD-metalloendopeptidase family protein yields the protein MKKGLRLLAVAGLMVFSLSSFMPAKNVFTAAEQQQVSIATPGLFAQSQAFNVDFEIFRAKEYSFPLPVGKATLLNNHVLRISTSKGDAVKAMLEGYVRLSRKSESMGNVIVVRHDCGLETVYANNAENLVKVGQHVDAGQTIAIVGSKEGETYCDFSIMVNGGRLNPETFVELKSHKLRRQTVQFRKHGARVIASVIGGKDSSVGRNAEADKEASGKKKGGIGDGMTLDPDEVNDPFTITNTFELDLEKIEKTAWAYPLPGAKVISPYGGKRRHSGVDLKTCPNDEIVAAFDGTVVASGPFYGYGNCIRIKHAYGFETLYSHQSRNKVKKGDKVKAGQVIGLTGRTGRATTEHLHFEVSFGGRRLDPAIIYDHGKHQLKPVTLHLTKGRGVKSVKNQ from the coding sequence ATGAAAAAAGGATTGCGGCTATTGGCTGTGGCAGGACTCATGGTGTTCTCGCTGAGCAGTTTTATGCCCGCTAAAAATGTATTCACGGCAGCCGAACAGCAGCAGGTGAGTATTGCAACACCCGGTCTCTTTGCCCAGAGTCAGGCATTTAATGTAGACTTTGAGATATTCCGTGCTAAGGAATATTCCTTCCCGCTTCCTGTGGGCAAAGCAACCCTTCTGAACAATCATGTGTTGCGTATTTCTACCTCTAAAGGCGATGCTGTCAAGGCGATGCTCGAAGGTTATGTGCGACTTTCCAGAAAGTCGGAATCAATGGGTAATGTCATCGTGGTGCGCCACGATTGCGGTCTGGAAACCGTTTATGCCAACAATGCCGAGAACCTGGTTAAGGTTGGACAGCATGTGGATGCCGGACAGACGATTGCCATTGTAGGCTCTAAGGAGGGGGAAACTTATTGCGACTTCTCTATCATGGTGAATGGCGGTAGGTTGAATCCGGAAACTTTCGTAGAGTTGAAATCGCATAAGTTGCGCCGCCAGACCGTGCAGTTCCGCAAGCATGGTGCCCGTGTCATTGCTTCGGTTATCGGTGGCAAGGATTCTTCTGTAGGAAGAAATGCTGAGGCTGACAAGGAGGCATCTGGCAAGAAAAAGGGTGGAATAGGAGATGGAATGACGCTCGATCCTGATGAGGTTAATGATCCGTTTACCATTACCAATACTTTCGAGCTTGATTTGGAGAAGATAGAAAAGACAGCCTGGGCTTATCCTTTGCCGGGTGCCAAGGTAATCAGTCCTTATGGTGGCAAGCGCCGTCATTCGGGGGTTGACCTCAAGACGTGCCCGAATGATGAGATTGTGGCAGCCTTTGACGGTACGGTTGTTGCATCAGGACCCTTCTATGGCTACGGAAACTGCATCCGTATCAAGCATGCTTATGGTTTCGAGACGCTCTACAGTCATCAGAGTAGGAACAAGGTGAAGAAGGGCGATAAGGTAAAGGCTGGTCAGGTAATCGGTTTGACGGGCCGTACCGGTAGGGCTACAACAGAGCACCTCCATTTCGAGGTTAGCTTTGGCGGTAGACGACTGGATCCAGCTATCATTTATGACCACGGAAAGCATCAATTGAAGCCTGTAACCCTTCATCTAACGAAGGGCAGGGGCGTAAAGAGTGTAAAGAACCAGTAA
- the rplS gene encoding 50S ribosomal protein L19: MDLIKVAEEAFATGKKFPEFKAGDTITVAYKIVEGTKERIQLYRGVVIKISGHGDKKRFTVRKMSGTVGVERIFPIESPAIDSIEVNKRGKVRRAKLYYLRKLTGKKARIAEKKTVAKGAE; encoded by the coding sequence ATGGATTTGATTAAAGTTGCTGAAGAAGCATTTGCAACCGGCAAGAAGTTCCCTGAGTTCAAGGCAGGTGATACTATCACAGTCGCTTACAAAATCGTCGAGGGTACTAAGGAGCGTATCCAGCTCTATCGTGGTGTTGTTATCAAGATCTCTGGTCATGGTGACAAGAAGCGTTTCACAGTTCGCAAGATGTCTGGTACTGTAGGTGTTGAGCGTATCTTCCCTATCGAGTCACCAGCTATCGATTCTATCGAGGTGAACAAGCGTGGTAAGGTTCGTCGCGCTAAGTTGTATTACTTGCGTAAGCTTACTGGTAAGAAGGCTCGTATCGCTGAGAAGAAGACTGTAGCTAAGGGTGCAGAATAA
- a CDS encoding bifunctional UDP-sugar hydrolase/5'-nucleotidase translates to MMQPAAVQAKAKKEAKVVKQLVVLHTNDTHSCVMPINPNLADTATANRGGFLRRVAMIKQERKANPDLLLFDSGDFSQGSPYYSLFKGDVEVGLMNEMKYDAATIGNHEFDFGIDNMVRIFKMAKFPIVCSNYDFTGTELANVVKPYTIIKRKGLKIGVFGLCPELAGLVTEANYGCIKYLDPIAKAKEMTEILKKKEKCDVIICISHLGWKIDGIDDSEVAPATRDIDLILGGHSHTYFKQLEYLNNLDGKPVPIDQNGKSAIWVGKMTLDIVKNK, encoded by the coding sequence ATGATGCAGCCGGCAGCCGTTCAGGCTAAAGCTAAGAAAGAGGCAAAGGTGGTAAAGCAACTCGTAGTGCTCCATACCAACGATACGCATTCATGCGTAATGCCCATCAATCCGAATCTCGCAGATACGGCAACTGCCAATCGTGGCGGTTTCCTCCGTAGGGTGGCGATGATCAAGCAGGAGCGTAAGGCGAATCCCGACTTGCTGCTCTTTGACAGTGGCGATTTCTCGCAGGGTTCACCTTATTACTCTCTCTTCAAGGGAGATGTGGAAGTAGGACTGATGAACGAGATGAAATATGATGCTGCTACCATCGGAAACCATGAGTTTGATTTCGGAATAGACAACATGGTGCGCATCTTCAAGATGGCGAAGTTTCCTATCGTCTGCTCCAACTATGATTTCACCGGTACCGAACTGGCAAATGTCGTAAAGCCTTATACCATTATCAAGCGCAAGGGACTGAAGATTGGCGTTTTCGGCTTGTGTCCGGAACTTGCCGGCTTGGTAACCGAAGCCAACTATGGCTGCATCAAGTATCTCGATCCTATCGCCAAGGCAAAGGAAATGACAGAGATATTGAAGAAGAAAGAGAAGTGTGATGTCATCATCTGCATCTCCCACCTGGGCTGGAAGATAGATGGCATCGACGATTCCGAGGTAGCCCCAGCTACCCGTGACATCGACCTGATACTGGGCGGTCATAGCCATACCTACTTCAAGCAGTTGGAGTATCTGAACAATCTCGATGGCAAACCGGTGCCAATCGACCAGAACGGCAAGAGCGCTATCTGGGTAGGAAAAATGACATTGGATATTGTGAAGAATAAATAA
- the pgeF gene encoding peptidoglycan editing factor PgeF → MIKEYQVAAGVMAFSTTRKGGVSQGNYGEFNINEYCGDFAEHVAENRKRLATELGIDTAHIIMPHQVHGVEVRNIAGEFLTMPENIRKMVLEGVDAVMTDQKGVCIGVSTADCIPVLLYDEEHHAVAAIHAGWRGTLARIVHKTIQEMAFTYHTDPKKLKAVIGPGISFDHFEVGDEVYEAFEQAAFPMEEIAEQRPNAAFSVDPAERERLAAEGNIVQPLKWHLNLPLCNRQILLHCGVAEENIQDCGICTFAHSDEYFSARKLGIESGRIYTGILLK, encoded by the coding sequence ATGATCAAAGAATATCAGGTAGCCGCTGGTGTCATGGCTTTCTCTACTACCCGCAAGGGAGGAGTAAGCCAGGGCAACTATGGCGAATTTAATATCAACGAATATTGCGGCGATTTTGCCGAGCATGTTGCCGAGAACCGCAAGCGTCTTGCCACAGAGTTGGGTATTGATACAGCCCATATCATCATGCCCCATCAGGTGCATGGAGTAGAGGTGCGCAATATTGCCGGCGAGTTTCTCACCATGCCTGAGAATATCCGCAAGATGGTGCTCGAAGGTGTAGATGCCGTGATGACTGACCAGAAAGGTGTATGTATCGGTGTTTCTACTGCCGATTGCATCCCTGTGCTTCTTTATGATGAGGAGCATCATGCTGTGGCTGCCATCCATGCCGGCTGGCGTGGTACGCTGGCTCGCATCGTGCATAAAACCATTCAAGAGATGGCGTTTACCTATCATACCGACCCGAAGAAGTTGAAGGCGGTGATAGGTCCGGGCATTTCGTTCGACCATTTCGAGGTGGGCGATGAGGTTTACGAGGCGTTCGAGCAGGCAGCTTTCCCTATGGAAGAGATTGCCGAACAGCGTCCTAATGCCGCCTTCTCGGTTGATCCTGCTGAGCGTGAGCGTCTGGCTGCTGAGGGGAATATCGTGCAGCCGCTGAAATGGCATCTCAATCTTCCGCTCTGCAACAGACAGATTCTTCTGCATTGTGGAGTGGCCGAAGAGAATATCCAGGATTGTGGCATCTGTACCTTTGCCCATAGCGATGAGTACTTCTCTGCCAGAAAGCTGGGTATCGAGAGCGGCAGAATCTATACTGGCATCTTGTTGAAGTAA
- the obgE gene encoding GTPase ObgE, translated as MAESNFVDYVKIQCRSGKGGKGSMHLRHVKYQPNGGPDGGDGGRGGSIYLRGNHNYWTLLHLKYQRHFFAEHGGNGGRDKCHGTDGKDIYIDVPCGTVVYNAETGKFVCDVAYDGQEVLLLKGGRGGLGNFQFRTSTNQAPRYAQPGEPMQEMTIIMELKLLADVGLVGFPNAGKSTLLSAVSSARPKIANYPFTTLEPSLGIVDYRDHQSFVMADIPGIIEGASEGKGLGLRFLRHIERNSLLLFMVPGDTDDIKKEYEVLLGELKNFNPEMLDKHRVLAITKCDLLDEELIEMLKETLPTDLPVVFISSVTGQGIQELKDVLWKELNSESNKLQEITAEDTLVHRDKDMSRFQQELAAEGEDVVEYIDEDEIEDVDDLDDFEYE; from the coding sequence ATGGCTGAATCCAATTTCGTAGACTACGTAAAGATACAATGCCGCTCTGGTAAGGGTGGCAAGGGCTCCATGCACCTGCGCCACGTAAAGTACCAGCCTAACGGCGGTCCTGACGGTGGCGACGGCGGACGTGGAGGAAGCATCTATCTCCGCGGCAACCATAACTACTGGACGTTGCTGCACCTCAAGTATCAGCGCCACTTCTTTGCCGAGCATGGTGGAAATGGTGGCCGTGATAAGTGTCATGGAACCGATGGCAAGGATATTTATATCGATGTGCCTTGTGGTACCGTGGTATATAATGCCGAAACAGGCAAGTTTGTATGCGATGTGGCTTATGACGGGCAGGAAGTTCTGCTCCTCAAGGGCGGTCGTGGCGGATTGGGCAACTTCCAGTTCCGTACCTCTACCAACCAGGCTCCTCGCTATGCACAGCCGGGCGAACCTATGCAGGAGATGACCATCATCATGGAGCTCAAGCTCCTTGCCGATGTAGGTCTGGTAGGTTTCCCTAATGCCGGTAAGTCAACTTTGCTGAGTGCCGTATCAAGTGCCCGTCCTAAGATTGCAAACTATCCGTTTACTACGCTCGAACCATCGCTGGGTATCGTAGATTATCGCGATCACCAGAGTTTTGTCATGGCTGATATTCCTGGCATCATCGAGGGCGCGAGCGAAGGAAAAGGTTTGGGCTTGCGATTCCTCCGCCATATTGAGCGCAACTCTCTGCTGCTCTTCATGGTTCCGGGCGATACTGACGACATCAAGAAAGAATATGAAGTATTGCTGGGTGAACTGAAGAACTTCAATCCAGAGATGCTCGACAAGCATCGCGTGCTGGCTATCACCAAGTGCGATCTGCTCGACGAAGAACTGATTGAAATGCTCAAGGAAACTTTGCCTACCGATCTTCCGGTGGTCTTCATCTCCTCTGTTACCGGACAGGGTATTCAGGAACTGAAGGACGTGCTCTGGAAGGAACTCAATTCTGAGAGCAACAAGCTTCAGGAGATTACTGCCGAAGATACGCTTGTTCACCGTGACAAGGATATGTCTCGCTTCCAGCAGGAACTGGCTGCAGAGGGCGAGGATGTAGTAGAATATATTGATGAGGATGAAATCGAGGATGTTGACGACCTCGATGATTTCGAATACGAGTAA
- a CDS encoding phosphoribosylaminoimidazolecarboxamide formyltransferase, with the protein MKELALKYGCNPNQKPSRIYMDDGRELPIEVINGRPGYINFLDAFNSWQLVKELKAATGMPAAASFKHVSPAGAAIGLPLSDTLKKIYFVDDVKFELSPLACAYARARGADRMCSYGDFVALSDVCDEATALLIKREVSDGVIAPGYTPEAIEVLKEKRKGTYCVIKIDPDYVPAPIERKQVFGVTFEQGRNEVKLDDPALFEDVPTKNKTFTPEAKRDLIISLITLKYTQSNSVCYVKDGQAIGIGAGQQSRIHCTRLAGSKADEWWLRQCPKVMNLPFKEKIRRADRDNTINVYISDEWEDVLQDGVWEQFFTEKPEPLTREEKKAWIAQNKGVSVGSDAFFPFGDNIERAHKSGVEYIAEAGGSIRDDHVIDTCDKYGIAMAFTHVRLFHH; encoded by the coding sequence ATGAAAGAATTAGCACTTAAGTACGGATGTAATCCAAATCAGAAACCTTCTCGCATCTATATGGATGACGGAAGGGAGCTTCCTATCGAAGTGATCAACGGCCGTCCTGGCTACATCAACTTCCTGGATGCCTTCAATTCCTGGCAATTGGTCAAGGAACTCAAGGCTGCTACAGGAATGCCTGCTGCCGCTAGTTTCAAACACGTTTCTCCTGCCGGTGCAGCTATCGGCTTGCCTCTGAGCGACACATTGAAGAAGATTTACTTCGTTGATGATGTCAAGTTTGAGCTCTCTCCATTGGCTTGTGCCTATGCTCGTGCGCGTGGCGCTGACCGCATGTGCTCTTATGGCGACTTTGTTGCGCTGAGCGATGTATGCGACGAGGCTACAGCCCTCCTCATCAAGCGTGAGGTGAGCGATGGTGTCATTGCTCCTGGCTATACTCCTGAGGCTATCGAGGTTCTGAAGGAAAAGCGCAAGGGTACCTACTGCGTTATCAAGATTGATCCTGACTATGTGCCAGCTCCTATCGAGCGCAAGCAGGTGTTCGGTGTTACCTTCGAACAGGGACGCAACGAGGTGAAGCTTGATGATCCTGCTCTCTTCGAGGATGTTCCTACCAAGAACAAGACTTTCACTCCTGAGGCTAAGCGCGATCTGATTATCTCGCTCATCACCCTGAAGTATACTCAGAGTAACTCTGTATGCTACGTAAAGGATGGTCAGGCTATCGGTATCGGTGCCGGCCAGCAGAGCCGTATCCACTGTACCCGTCTGGCTGGTTCTAAGGCTGATGAGTGGTGGTTGCGCCAGTGTCCTAAGGTGATGAACCTGCCTTTTAAGGAGAAGATCCGTCGTGCCGACCGCGACAATACCATCAATGTCTATATCTCCGATGAGTGGGAGGATGTATTGCAGGACGGCGTTTGGGAGCAGTTCTTTACAGAGAAGCCTGAGCCATTGACCCGCGAGGAGAAGAAGGCTTGGATTGCCCAGAACAAGGGTGTATCTGTAGGTAGTGATGCTTTCTTCCCATTCGGCGACAATATTGAGCGTGCTCATAAGAGTGGTGTTGAATACATAGCAGAAGCAGGCGGTAGTATCCGTGACGATCATGTTATTGATACCTGCGACAAGTACGGCATCGCTATGGCGTTCACTCACGTTCGCCTCTTCCATCACTAA
- a CDS encoding glycoside hydrolase family 43 protein, whose product MKKIAILSLSLTLAAAAQAQTAEFDYFKYAGNDARFNVEIDKTHQYYNPVLAGFYPDPSLCRVGDTYYLVNSSFTFFPGVPLSTSKDLVNWQPAGHVLDRTSQVPLKGQQVSAGIFAPAISYNKKNKTFYMITTNVGAGNFFVKSKDPSKGWSEPIYLKKIDGIDPSFFFDDNGKGYIVHNGPVVGGADYEGQRAIRCFEFDVKGDSIKGDFKEILRGGTHVEARPIWIEGPHLFKKGKFYYLMCAEGGTGGWHSEVILRAKNPMGPWEECPNNPILTQRTGLDPNRKDPVSSAGHADIVEDGKGNWWAVFLACRPYEEDMYNTGRDTYLLPVTWKNGWPEILAKNTPISTVGEKAGLKPAAKNEFSGNFSYVDNFEVDNNKAGLKELNPRWMFLRDFVDCYKVENGKLKFNLLPGNIYKREPMSAIWARQQHGTFTAETEINFTPRNDKDIAGLALLQKEDHNFVLGKTMKNGKLLITLTRAEKNNVTIASAPIKGGKLKLKVEGHDRYYDFYYAEEGGSWQLLAKGVDASNLSTQKSGGFLGACIGLYASSNKE is encoded by the coding sequence ATGAAGAAAATTGCAATCTTATCGCTTTCCCTGACGCTTGCAGCCGCTGCACAGGCGCAGACAGCTGAGTTTGACTATTTCAAGTATGCGGGTAATGACGCTCGCTTCAATGTTGAAATCGACAAGACTCACCAGTATTACAACCCGGTACTGGCTGGTTTCTATCCAGACCCATCACTCTGTCGCGTAGGCGACACCTACTATCTGGTAAACTCTTCGTTTACCTTCTTCCCAGGTGTGCCTCTCTCAACCAGTAAAGACCTGGTCAACTGGCAGCCTGCCGGTCATGTCCTCGACCGCACATCACAGGTTCCATTGAAGGGCCAGCAGGTATCAGCCGGTATCTTCGCACCAGCCATCAGCTATAACAAGAAGAACAAGACCTTCTATATGATTACCACCAATGTGGGAGCCGGCAACTTCTTTGTGAAATCAAAAGATCCTTCTAAAGGCTGGAGCGAGCCTATCTATCTGAAGAAGATTGACGGCATCGACCCTAGCTTCTTCTTCGATGACAACGGAAAGGGATATATCGTGCATAACGGTCCGGTAGTTGGCGGTGCCGACTATGAGGGTCAGCGTGCTATCCGCTGCTTCGAATTCGACGTGAAGGGCGACAGCATCAAGGGCGACTTCAAGGAGATTCTGCGTGGCGGAACCCATGTAGAGGCGCGTCCTATCTGGATTGAGGGTCCTCACCTCTTCAAGAAGGGCAAGTTCTATTATCTGATGTGCGCCGAAGGTGGTACAGGCGGATGGCACAGCGAGGTTATCCTGCGTGCCAAGAATCCGATGGGACCATGGGAGGAATGCCCTAACAACCCTATTCTTACCCAGCGTACCGGTCTCGACCCTAACCGCAAGGACCCAGTATCAAGTGCTGGTCATGCCGACATCGTAGAAGATGGCAAGGGTAACTGGTGGGCTGTATTCCTGGCTTGCCGTCCTTATGAAGAGGATATGTACAACACAGGTCGCGATACTTATCTCCTGCCGGTAACCTGGAAGAATGGATGGCCAGAGATTCTTGCCAAGAATACTCCTATCTCTACCGTTGGAGAGAAGGCTGGTTTGAAGCCTGCCGCAAAGAATGAGTTCTCAGGCAACTTCTCTTATGTGGATAACTTCGAAGTTGATAACAATAAGGCGGGTCTGAAAGAGTTGAATCCACGCTGGATGTTCCTCCGCGACTTCGTTGACTGTTACAAGGTAGAAAACGGCAAATTGAAGTTCAATCTCCTGCCAGGCAATATCTACAAGCGTGAGCCGATGTCTGCCATCTGGGCACGTCAGCAGCACGGCACCTTCACAGCTGAGACAGAAATCAACTTTACTCCTCGCAACGACAAGGATATCGCAGGCTTGGCACTTCTCCAGAAGGAAGATCACAACTTCGTATTGGGTAAGACCATGAAGAATGGCAAGCTGTTGATTACCCTGACCCGTGCCGAGAAGAACAACGTAACTATCGCCTCTGCTCCTATCAAGGGAGGTAAGCTGAAGCTGAAGGTAGAAGGTCATGACAGATATTATGATTTCTATTATGCTGAAGAAGGCGGCAGCTGGCAGCTTCTTGCCAAGGGTGTAGATGCATCTAACCTGAGCACCCAGAAGAGCGGTGGCTTCCTCGGTGCCTGCATCGGTCTCTATGCTTCTTCCAACAAGGAATAA
- a CDS encoding 5'-nucleotidase C-terminal domain-containing protein, with protein MKKKNGMKVALASTVMLLMASPAFAQKYKVAKVERTRILVDQKWDALPDAEATRFIAPYKSKVDSIMGPVVGHIAHDMTRHRPESKLSNLLCDILVWGGKQFEEQPVFAVYNMGGIRSNLARGKVTVGDVNDMAPFENKICFLTLKGDKVLELFQQIAHRGGEGLSHAVRMVITKDGKLKSVTLNGEPVDPEKNYRVATLDYLAEGNDQLVAFKSGTDVFAPKQKENNVRYIIMNYFREMQAQGKRVESKIEGRCVVE; from the coding sequence ATGAAGAAAAAGAATGGTATGAAGGTGGCACTTGCATCAACGGTGATGCTGCTGATGGCAAGTCCGGCTTTCGCCCAGAAATACAAGGTGGCGAAGGTGGAGAGAACCCGAATATTGGTTGATCAGAAATGGGATGCACTGCCTGATGCTGAGGCTACCCGATTTATCGCTCCTTATAAGAGTAAGGTAGACAGTATCATGGGCCCTGTTGTAGGTCATATTGCTCATGATATGACCCGTCACCGTCCGGAGAGCAAACTCAGTAACTTGCTCTGTGACATCCTGGTATGGGGTGGCAAGCAGTTTGAAGAACAGCCTGTTTTCGCTGTTTACAATATGGGTGGCATCCGTTCTAATCTTGCTAGGGGTAAGGTTACTGTAGGCGATGTGAACGATATGGCTCCTTTCGAGAACAAAATCTGTTTCCTGACCCTGAAGGGCGATAAGGTTCTGGAACTCTTCCAGCAGATAGCTCATCGTGGCGGCGAAGGCTTGAGCCATGCTGTTAGAATGGTAATCACCAAGGATGGAAAACTGAAGAGCGTTACGCTGAACGGTGAACCAGTTGATCCGGAGAAGAATTACCGCGTTGCAACCCTCGATTATCTTGCCGAAGGTAATGACCAGCTCGTAGCCTTCAAGAGCGGAACCGATGTCTTTGCTCCTAAGCAGAAAGAGAACAATGTGCGCTACATCATCATGAATTATTTCCGTGAGATGCAGGCACAGGGCAAGAGGGTGGAATCTAAGATTGAAGGTCGCTGCGTGGTAGAATAG